In the Osmerus eperlanus chromosome 27, fOsmEpe2.1, whole genome shotgun sequence genome, one interval contains:
- the LOC134013938 gene encoding uncharacterized protein LOC134013938 isoform X1, with the protein MSVSETIELAGLGRPFQLGMLYDCRKDVLIPGTTLWDGDMLQKNINIRPQPNTEFKIIASDSTESKAEALNVCASLEASFMCGLVKVKGSAEFLNDKKKSKQQSRVTLQYRTTTRFEQLTMEHLGVGNFQHCNVFQEGSATHVVTAILYGANAFFVFDREVSSNENHQEIQGSLEVAIKKIPLVSIKGEASLKMSETEQQQADKFNCTFHGDFALENNPVSFQDAIKVYSQLPQLLGENGKQAVPMTVWLYPLKNLDSTAAQLVREISVGLVRHSQRILDDIDEADIECHDLMKEEIAIHFSEITTKLRKFKDLISEYKLVFQKKLCKLLPTIRGGGAEEQELVTTLNSRKRSPFQTALITEYLSDREREMNVIRSYLEIMKEIRVIKSSSELDKVVLNPRNDFVVACVFSSLSGDTEYLQDLENYLKDEAKANRSDTSYEAQSACRKEQWFRSGEVTALTRQSIRLFLDFKQSNQDRENIEFCIGSVPNKSITASSIHVYEKGTLLDSQFLLPSTPPSPTLLRQEHDRVHLQIHPPATGEPFVDSYRILYQTSESDWKEIGTDGKVTDFTVSRLQPHTEYRFSCKAVCRPGVSLASDATDFIQTRPCSPPGPPEEKRSSSESITITWDIPTAVGEDVTVISYDVQYRQHMEDDAKSKQWECVQATTRECTLEGLKMSTTYSIRVLVNTGKSGKSLPSPERNIFTLAPDTKPPKTKSAQGKSEHFLQQSKCLEKDNPFVYQVELERKYGENVDFSQYMFGRKVEDVQNKVILLLGSTGVGKTTLVNVMINYILGVKWEDQYRFKLIHEVTNRTQAESQTSLVTSYELYNQPGFQIPYSLTIIDTPGFGDTKGMAQDKLITKQVKSFLCSPLGVDHIDAVCFVVQASLARLSANQKYIFDSILSIFGKDIGENIMVLVTFADSDNIPVLEAIKAAELPCQKNKKGQPTHFKFNNSTLYVQKKEMDRGTNEDSSDEDEDDDENQEIMKSIIWSTTFTQMKLFFKALGSTEGKDLKMTRKVLEERERLENATARLTPQITAGLAKLSEIKSFKQCLENENAMMDQNKDFETEVEVLTAKRNNVNFFATNCNSCMFTCHSGCFLPEGDNLLTCAVMDDRGKCVVCPNNCSSHQHLREKVLWKYETKKEKKTIQELKENFMKAQVKFMDTKQMLEELENGFHVIEEKLMYLIKLSSNCMKRLNEIALKPSSMSTFYYIEILIRTEEEEKKPGFEDRIIGLKKMKQEAETIHKIASGEDVLPQERHMVKHNIYF; encoded by the coding sequence GTACTACACTCTGGGATGGCGACATGCTGCAGAAGAACATTAATATCCGACCACAACCAAACACTGAGTTCAAGATCATTGCCTCAGATTCCACAGAGAGCAAGGCAGAGgctctgaatgtgtgtgcatcacTTGAGGCAAGCTTTATGTGTGGGTTGGTGAAAGTAAAAGGGTCTGCAGAGTTTCTGAATGACAAGAAAAAATCGAAACAACAGTCCAGAGTCACTCTTCAGTATCGCACCACCACACGTTTTGAGCAGCTTACAATGGAACACTTAGGGGTTGGAAATTTCCAACACTGCAATGTCTTCCAGGAAGGATCTGCCACACATGTGGTGACTGCAATATTGTATGGTGCTAATGCCTTCTTTGTGTTTGATCGTGAAGTCTCTTCGAATGAAAATCATCAGGAAATACAAGGAAGTCTTGAGGTAGCAATCAAAAAAATCCCACTTGTATCTATTAAGGGAGAGGCATCTTTGAAGATGAGTgaaacagaacaacaacaagCAGACAAATTCAACTGTACATTCCATGGTGATTTTGCATTGGAGAATAATCCTGTCAGCTTTCAAGATGCGATCAAGGTGTACTCACAGCTTCCACAGCTGCTGGGAGAAAACGGGAAACAAGCTGTACCCATGACAGTGTGGCTGTATCCCCTCAAAAATCTGGACTCGACTGCAGCCCAGCTTGTGAGGGAGATAAGTGTAGGTCTGGTGCGCCATTCTCAGCGCATCCTTGATGACATAGACGAGGCTGACATTGAGTGCCATGACCTGATGAAAGAGGAGATAGCCATCCACTTCTCTGAGATTACAACCAAGCTTAGGAAATTCAAAGACCTGATTTCTGAATACAAACTGGTATTTCAAAAGAAGCTTTGCAAATTACTTCCCACTATTcgcggagggggggcagaggagcaaGAGTTGGTGACTACCCTGAACAGCAGAAAGAGATCCCCATTCCAGACCGCATTAATCACAGAATATCTGAGTGACAGAGAACGTGAGATGAATGTTATCAGATCCTACCTTGAGATTATGAAAGAAATCAGGGTGATTAAATCCAGTAGTGAACTGGATAAAGTTGTCCTCAATCCAAGAAATGACTTTGTAGTGGCTTGTGTGTTCTCATCCCTCAGTGGGGATACAGAATATCTACAGGATTTGGAAAACTATCTGAAGGACGAGGCAAAGGCCAATAGGTCTGACACATCTTATGAGGCCCAAAGTGCTTGTAGAAAGGAACAATGGTTTCGCTCTGGGGAGGTGACCGCTCTTACCAGGCAAAGCATTCGCCTGTTCCTTGATTTCAAGCAGTCCAACCAAGACAGAGAAAACATTGAGTTTTGCATAGGATCCGTTCCAAACAAGTCCATCACAGCCTCCTCAATTCATGTGTATGAGAAAGGGACACTTCTTGATTCTCAGTTTTTgctgccctccacacctcctagCCCGACCCTTTTGAGACAGGAACATGATCGTGTCCACTTGCAAATCCACCCCCCAGCCACAGGAGAACCTTTTGTGGATTCTTATCGAATCCTGTACCAGACGTCTGAGTCTGACTGGAAGGAGATAGGCACTGATGGAAAAGTAACAGATTTTACTGTTAGTCGCTTACAGCCTCATACAGAGTACCGATTTAGCTGTAAGGCAGTGTGTCGACCTGGAGTGAGCCTTGCTAGCGATGCGACAGACTTCATCCAAACACGTCCGTGCAGCCCTCCTGGTCCACCAGAGGAGAAACGTTCATCGTCTGAGAGCATTACTATTACATGGGATATCCCAACAGCAGTTGGAGAAGATGTAACAGTCATCAGCTATGATGTTCAATACAGACAACACATGGAAGATGACGCTAAGAGCAAACAATGGGAGTGTGTACAAGCCACAACGAGGGAGTGCACTTTGGAAGGACTGAAGATGAGTACCACCTACAGCATCCGTGTTTTGGTGAATACAGGGAAATCAGGAAAGAGTCTGCCAAGTCCTGAAAGGAATATTTTTACATTAGCACCTGACACCAAGCCCCCAAAAACGAAATCGGCACAGGGCAAGAGTGAACATTTTCTGCAACAATCGAAATGTCTGGAAAAGGACAACCCATTTGTATATCAGGTAGAGTTAGAAAGGAAATATGGAGAGAATGTTGATTTCTCGCAATACATGTTTGGTAGGAAGGTGGAAGATGTGCAAAACAAGGTCATACTACTTCTGGGATCTACTGGTGTAGGAAAAACAACTCTTGTCAATGTGATGATAAATTACATTCTGGGGGTTAAATGGGAAGACCAGTACCGCTTCAAACTGATCCATGAGGTGACTAACCGGACACAAGCAGAAAGCCAGACATCGCTGGTCACATCCTATGAGCTCTATAACCAACCAGGTTTTCAGATCCCATACTCACTTACAATTATCGACACACCTGGGTTTGGAGACACCAAAGGAATGGCGCAAGACAAACTGATTACAAAACAAGTGAAAAGTTTCCTGTGCAGCCCTTTAGGGGTTGATCACATAGATGCTGTATGCTTTGTCGTTCAGGCATCTCTCGCCCGCCTCAGTGCCAACCAGAAATACATCTTTGACTCCATTCTGTCTATTTTTGGAAAGGATATTGGCGAAAACATCATGGTTCTTGTAACATTTGCTGACAGTGACAACATTCCAGTTTTAGAGGCAATTAAGGCTGCAGAGTTGCCATGTCAGAAGAACAAGAAGGGCCAACCCACCCACTTTAAGTTTAACAACTCTACCTTATATGTGCAGAAAAAGGAAATGGACAGAGGCACTAATGAAGACAGTTcagatgaagatgaggatgatgatgaaaaTCAGGAAATTATGAAGAGCATTATCTGGTCAACAACCTTCACACAGATGAAGTTGTTCTTCAAGGCCCTTGGTAGCACAGAGGGCAAAGATCTCAAAATGACAAGGAAAGTTCTTGAAGAACGTGAACGTCTTGAGAATGCCACTGCTAGACTGACCCCTCAGATCACAGCTGGGCTTGCCAAGCTCAGTGAGATCAAAAGCTTTAAACAATGCCTGGAGAATGAGAATGCGATGATGGATCAAAATAAGGACTTTGAGACGGAAGTAGAGGTACTGACAGCAAAACGGAACAACGTGAACTTCTTTGCAACAAACTGTAACAGTTGTATGTTTACATGTCATTCTGGTTGTTTCCTTCCTGAAGGGGATAATCTCCTCACATGTGCTGTGATGGATGACCGTGGGAAGTGTGTGGTATGCCCAAATAACTGCTCTTCCCATCAGCATCTCAGAGAGAAAGTCTTGTGGAAATATGAGAcaaagaaggagaaaaagaccATACAAGAGCTGAAGGAGAACTTCATGAAAGCACAAGTAAAATTCATGGACACCAAGCAGATGCTTGAGGAATTGGAGAATGGATTTCATGTGATTGAGGAGAAACTGATGTATTTGATCAAGCTGTCCTCTAACTGCATGAAGAGACTCAATGAGATTGCACTGAAGCCAAGTTCTATGTCAACCTTCTATTACATTGAAATACTTATccgaacagaggaggaggagaaaaagccTGGGTTTGAGGATCGAATCATTGGGTTGAAGAAAATGAAACAGGAAGCGGAAACTATACATAAGATTGCAAGCGGAGAAGATGTACTGCCACAAGAGCGCCACATGGTTAAacacaatatatatttttga
- the LOC134013938 gene encoding uncharacterized protein LOC134013938 isoform X2, whose amino-acid sequence MSVSETIELAGLGRPFQLGMLYDCRKDVLIPGTTLWDGDMLQKNINIRPQPNTEFKIIASDSTESKAEALNVCASLEASFMCGLVKVKGSAEFLNDKKKSKQQSRVTLQYRTTTRFEQLTMEHLGVGNFQHCNVFQEGSATHVVTAILYGANAFFVFDREVSSNENHQEIQGSLEVAIKKIPLVSIKGEASLKMSETEQQQADKFNCTFHGDFALENNPVSFQDAIKVYSQLPQLLGENGKQAVPMTVWLYPLKNLDSTAAQLVREISVGLVRHSQRILDDIDEADIECHDLMKEEIAIHFSEITTKLRKFKDLISEYKLVFQKKLCKLLPTIRGGGAEEQELVTTLNSRKRSPFQTALITEYLSDREREMNVIRSYLEIMKEIRVIKSSSELDKVVLNPRNDFVVACVFSSLSGDTEYLQDLENYLKDEAKANRSDTSYEAQSACRKEQWFRSGEVTALTRQSIRLFLDFKQSNQDRENIEFCIGSVPNKSITASSIHVYEKGTLLDSQFLLPSTPPSPTLLRQEHDRVHLQIHPPATGEPFVDSYRILYQTSESDWKEIGTDGKVTDFTVSRLQPHTEYRFSCKAVCRPGVSLASDATDFIQTRPCSPPGPPEEKRSSSESITITWDIPTAVGEDVTVISYDVQYRQHMEDDAKSKQWECVQATTRECTLEGLKMSTTYSIRVLVNTGKSGKSLPSPERNIFTLAPDTKPPKTKSAQGKSEHFLQQSKCLEKDNPFVYQVELERKYGENVDFSQYMFGRKVEDVQNKVILLLGSTGVGKTTLVNVMINYILGVKWEDQYRFKLIHEVTNRTQAESQTSLVTSYELYNQPGFQIPYSLTIIDTPGFGDTKGMAQDKLITKQVKSFLCSPLGVDHIDAVCFVVQASLARLSANQKYIFDSILSIFGKDIGENIMVLVTFADSDNIPVLEAIKAAELPCQKNKKGQPTHFKFNNSTLYVQKKEMDRGTNEDSSDEDEDDDENQEIMKSIIWSTTFTQMKLFFKALGSTEGKDLKMTRKVLEERERLENATARLTPQITAGLAKLSEIKSFKQCLENENAMMDQNKDFETEVEVLTAKRNNVNFFATNCNSCMFTCHSGCFLPEGDNLLTCAVMDDRGKCVVCPNNCSSHQHLREKVLWKYETKKEKKTIQELKENFMKAQVKFMDTKQMLEELENGFHVIEEKLMYLIKLSSN is encoded by the exons GTACTACACTCTGGGATGGCGACATGCTGCAGAAGAACATTAATATCCGACCACAACCAAACACTGAGTTCAAGATCATTGCCTCAGATTCCACAGAGAGCAAGGCAGAGgctctgaatgtgtgtgcatcacTTGAGGCAAGCTTTATGTGTGGGTTGGTGAAAGTAAAAGGGTCTGCAGAGTTTCTGAATGACAAGAAAAAATCGAAACAACAGTCCAGAGTCACTCTTCAGTATCGCACCACCACACGTTTTGAGCAGCTTACAATGGAACACTTAGGGGTTGGAAATTTCCAACACTGCAATGTCTTCCAGGAAGGATCTGCCACACATGTGGTGACTGCAATATTGTATGGTGCTAATGCCTTCTTTGTGTTTGATCGTGAAGTCTCTTCGAATGAAAATCATCAGGAAATACAAGGAAGTCTTGAGGTAGCAATCAAAAAAATCCCACTTGTATCTATTAAGGGAGAGGCATCTTTGAAGATGAGTgaaacagaacaacaacaagCAGACAAATTCAACTGTACATTCCATGGTGATTTTGCATTGGAGAATAATCCTGTCAGCTTTCAAGATGCGATCAAGGTGTACTCACAGCTTCCACAGCTGCTGGGAGAAAACGGGAAACAAGCTGTACCCATGACAGTGTGGCTGTATCCCCTCAAAAATCTGGACTCGACTGCAGCCCAGCTTGTGAGGGAGATAAGTGTAGGTCTGGTGCGCCATTCTCAGCGCATCCTTGATGACATAGACGAGGCTGACATTGAGTGCCATGACCTGATGAAAGAGGAGATAGCCATCCACTTCTCTGAGATTACAACCAAGCTTAGGAAATTCAAAGACCTGATTTCTGAATACAAACTGGTATTTCAAAAGAAGCTTTGCAAATTACTTCCCACTATTcgcggagggggggcagaggagcaaGAGTTGGTGACTACCCTGAACAGCAGAAAGAGATCCCCATTCCAGACCGCATTAATCACAGAATATCTGAGTGACAGAGAACGTGAGATGAATGTTATCAGATCCTACCTTGAGATTATGAAAGAAATCAGGGTGATTAAATCCAGTAGTGAACTGGATAAAGTTGTCCTCAATCCAAGAAATGACTTTGTAGTGGCTTGTGTGTTCTCATCCCTCAGTGGGGATACAGAATATCTACAGGATTTGGAAAACTATCTGAAGGACGAGGCAAAGGCCAATAGGTCTGACACATCTTATGAGGCCCAAAGTGCTTGTAGAAAGGAACAATGGTTTCGCTCTGGGGAGGTGACCGCTCTTACCAGGCAAAGCATTCGCCTGTTCCTTGATTTCAAGCAGTCCAACCAAGACAGAGAAAACATTGAGTTTTGCATAGGATCCGTTCCAAACAAGTCCATCACAGCCTCCTCAATTCATGTGTATGAGAAAGGGACACTTCTTGATTCTCAGTTTTTgctgccctccacacctcctagCCCGACCCTTTTGAGACAGGAACATGATCGTGTCCACTTGCAAATCCACCCCCCAGCCACAGGAGAACCTTTTGTGGATTCTTATCGAATCCTGTACCAGACGTCTGAGTCTGACTGGAAGGAGATAGGCACTGATGGAAAAGTAACAGATTTTACTGTTAGTCGCTTACAGCCTCATACAGAGTACCGATTTAGCTGTAAGGCAGTGTGTCGACCTGGAGTGAGCCTTGCTAGCGATGCGACAGACTTCATCCAAACACGTCCGTGCAGCCCTCCTGGTCCACCAGAGGAGAAACGTTCATCGTCTGAGAGCATTACTATTACATGGGATATCCCAACAGCAGTTGGAGAAGATGTAACAGTCATCAGCTATGATGTTCAATACAGACAACACATGGAAGATGACGCTAAGAGCAAACAATGGGAGTGTGTACAAGCCACAACGAGGGAGTGCACTTTGGAAGGACTGAAGATGAGTACCACCTACAGCATCCGTGTTTTGGTGAATACAGGGAAATCAGGAAAGAGTCTGCCAAGTCCTGAAAGGAATATTTTTACATTAGCACCTGACACCAAGCCCCCAAAAACGAAATCGGCACAGGGCAAGAGTGAACATTTTCTGCAACAATCGAAATGTCTGGAAAAGGACAACCCATTTGTATATCAGGTAGAGTTAGAAAGGAAATATGGAGAGAATGTTGATTTCTCGCAATACATGTTTGGTAGGAAGGTGGAAGATGTGCAAAACAAGGTCATACTACTTCTGGGATCTACTGGTGTAGGAAAAACAACTCTTGTCAATGTGATGATAAATTACATTCTGGGGGTTAAATGGGAAGACCAGTACCGCTTCAAACTGATCCATGAGGTGACTAACCGGACACAAGCAGAAAGCCAGACATCGCTGGTCACATCCTATGAGCTCTATAACCAACCAGGTTTTCAGATCCCATACTCACTTACAATTATCGACACACCTGGGTTTGGAGACACCAAAGGAATGGCGCAAGACAAACTGATTACAAAACAAGTGAAAAGTTTCCTGTGCAGCCCTTTAGGGGTTGATCACATAGATGCTGTATGCTTTGTCGTTCAGGCATCTCTCGCCCGCCTCAGTGCCAACCAGAAATACATCTTTGACTCCATTCTGTCTATTTTTGGAAAGGATATTGGCGAAAACATCATGGTTCTTGTAACATTTGCTGACAGTGACAACATTCCAGTTTTAGAGGCAATTAAGGCTGCAGAGTTGCCATGTCAGAAGAACAAGAAGGGCCAACCCACCCACTTTAAGTTTAACAACTCTACCTTATATGTGCAGAAAAAGGAAATGGACAGAGGCACTAATGAAGACAGTTcagatgaagatgaggatgatgatgaaaaTCAGGAAATTATGAAGAGCATTATCTGGTCAACAACCTTCACACAGATGAAGTTGTTCTTCAAGGCCCTTGGTAGCACAGAGGGCAAAGATCTCAAAATGACAAGGAAAGTTCTTGAAGAACGTGAACGTCTTGAGAATGCCACTGCTAGACTGACCCCTCAGATCACAGCTGGGCTTGCCAAGCTCAGTGAGATCAAAAGCTTTAAACAATGCCTGGAGAATGAGAATGCGATGATGGATCAAAATAAGGACTTTGAGACGGAAGTAGAGGTACTGACAGCAAAACGGAACAACGTGAACTTCTTTGCAACAAACTGTAACAGTTGTATGTTTACATGTCATTCTGGTTGTTTCCTTCCTGAAGGGGATAATCTCCTCACATGTGCTGTGATGGATGACCGTGGGAAGTGTGTGGTATGCCCAAATAACTGCTCTTCCCATCAGCATCTCAGAGAGAAAGTCTTGTGGAAATATGAGAcaaagaaggagaaaaagaccATACAAGAGCTGAAGGAGAACTTCATGAAAGCACAAGTAAAATTCATGGACACCAAGCAGATGCTTGAGGAATTGGAGAATGGATTTCATGTGATTGAGGAGAAACTGATGTATTTGATCAAGCTGTCCTCTAACT ga